In one window of Cydia fagiglandana chromosome 10, ilCydFagi1.1, whole genome shotgun sequence DNA:
- the LOC134667910 gene encoding procathepsin L-like codes for MKCGILLLLLFVIATASAMISLVDLFKKEWESFKLTHNKIYKSVAEEMRRMEIYALNKYNIVQHNELFEQGQVSFKLKVNKYSDMDHEEFSNIMNGLIYHADDNSTSYGSRVTRAATNLPDQVDWRVKGAVTAVKDQGSCGSCWAFSTTGALEGQVYIKHNRLTSLSEQNLVDCAGNYGCHGCQGGWMNSAFSFVKDNGGIDTEDSYPYQAKNDQCRYDAKNSGATNNGYKTIPNDEDKLKEAVANIGPMAVAIDAGHAFQHYADGVYYEKDCSSSKLNHGVLVVGYGTDTNGGDYWLVKNSWSKGWGRDGYIKMARNRNNNCGIASA; via the exons ATGAAGTGTGGTATCCTGCTCCTGCTTCTATTTGTGATCGCGACAGCGTCGGCCATGATATCCTTGGTAGATTTATTCAAAAAGGAGTGGGAAAGTTTCAAG CTAACGCACAATAAGATTTACAAGTCAGTGGCAGAAGAAATGCGTCGCATGGAAATATACGCTCTGAATAAATACAATATAGTCCAACACAACGAGCTCTTTGAACAAGGACAGGTTTCCTTTAAGCTTAAAGTGAACAAATACTCCGACATGGACCATGAAGAATTTAGCAATATCATGAATGGTCTCATCTACCATGCTGA CGACAATTCCACAAGTTACGGTTCACGTGTTACAAGAGCGGCCACGAACCTTCCCGATCAGGTTGACTGGCGTGTGAAGGGAGCAGTGACGGCCGTCAAGGACCAAGGAAGTTGCGGATCCTGCTGGGCCTTCAGTACC ACGGGCGCTCTCGAAGGCCAGGTTTACATCAAACACAACCGCTTGACATCCCTATCGGAGCAAAACTTGGTCGACTGTGCGGGCAATTATGGATGCCATGGCTGCCAGGGCGGTTGGATGAACAGCGCCTTCTCGTTCGTTAAGGATAATGGCGGGATTGACACTGAGGATTCATATCCCTACCAAGCGAAGAATGACCAATGCAG GTATGATGCCAAAAACTCAGGCGCTACTAACAATGGATACAAGACGATCCCAAACGATGAAGACAAACTAAAGGAGGCAGTAGCAAACATTGGACCTATGGCAGTAGCCATAGACGCGGGCCACGCATTCCAGCACTATGCAGATGGAGTTTACTATGAAAAGGATTGCTCTTCTTCTAAACTCAATCATGGG GTCCTGGTCGTTGGCTACGGCACGGACACAAACGGAGGTGACTATTGGCTCGTGAAGAACTCCTGGAGTAAGGGATGGGGTAGGGATGGCTACATCAAGATGGCGCGCAACCGTAATAACAACTGTGGCATCGCTAGTgcctag